From a single Nicotiana tomentosiformis chromosome 2, ASM39032v3, whole genome shotgun sequence genomic region:
- the LOC138905430 gene encoding uncharacterized protein, which produces MFKQKDLNFWQRRWLELLKDYDITILYHPGKVSVVAGALSRKAESLSNLVYLPVVERPLALDVQVLANQFFRLDIFEPSKFLSCMVSQSSLYDRIRERHYDDPHLLVLKDTVQHSDAKCHEDVSGLKATLLLEADEESHSGGCSSVPKLSAGELAQVYIREILRLHDVLVSIISDQGTQSALRF; this is translated from the exons atgtttaaacaaaaggatcttaacttttggcaacggaggtggttggagttgcttaaggattatgatatcaccattctatatcatcccgggaaggtcaGTGTGGTGGCTggtgccttgagtcgcaaggcagagagtttgAGCAACTTGGTATatctaccggtagtagagaggcctttagccttggatgttcaggtcttggccaaccagtttttcagattggatattttcgagccgagcaAATTTTTGTcttgtatggtttctcagtcttctctttatgatcgtatcagagagcgtcactatgatgaccctcatttacttgtccttaaggacacggttcagcacagtgatgccaa gtgccacgaagatgtatcaggacttaaggcaACACTATTGCTAGAAGCGGATGAAGAAAGCCATAGTGGAGGATGCAGCTctgtgcctaaattgtcagcaggtgaa ctggctcaggtttacattcgcgagattctCAGGCTTCATGACGTGCtggtatctatcatttctgatcagggTACACAATCTGCATTGCGCTTCTAG